From the genome of Rhodobacteraceae bacterium Araon29, one region includes:
- a CDS encoding vitamin B12-dependent ribonucleotide reductase: MKIERKFTKAGQDAYSDINFIKTSSEIRNPDGTVVFHLSDVEVPSSWSQVASDVIAQKYFRKAGVPESLKKIKEKNVPEFLWRSQASSDETAITGETSAKQVFDRLAGAWAYWGWKGGYFSTAEDAQAYYDEMRYMLATQRAAPNSPQWFNTGLHWAYGIDGPSQGHHYVDFKSRKLVKSKSAYEHPQPHACFIQSVTDDLVNEGGIMDLWVREARLFKYGSGTGTNFSSLRGDGEPLSGGGKSSGLMGFLKIGDRAAGAIKSGGTTRRAAKMVICDADHPDIESFINWKVKEEQKVASIVAGSKMHEEKLNEIFAAIRAWDGSSEDSVNPSKNPSLKAAIRGAKKVAIPETYVKRVLDYAKQGYDSIEFPTYDTDWDSEAYASVSGQNSNNSIRVTDAFLKAVKADEDWELIRRTDGSVAKTIKARKLWEDVGHAAWACADPGIQYHDTVNAWHTCPEDGEIRGSNPCSEYMFLDDTACNLASMNLLSFLKDGKFQADDYIHATRLWTITLEVSVLMAQFPSKEIAQRSYDFRTLGLGYANIGGLLMNMGFGYDSDEGRALCGALSAIMTGVSYATSAEMARELGPFPKYDNNADHMLRVIRNHRNAAFGKSTGYEDLAIKPVPLDCENCPDQDLIMLAQSSWNNALAEGEKHGFRNAQTSVIAPTGTIGLVMDCDTTGIEPDFALVKFKKLAGGGYFKIINRSVPAALEKLGYGSAHIEEIISYAVGHGSIGNAPGINHTSLIGHGFGPAEIEKIEAALESAFDIRFVFNQWTLGAEFCTGVLGIPEEKLNDPSFDLLRHLGFSKKDINLANDHVCGTMTLEGAPHLSVEHYHIFDCANPCGKKGKRYLSVNSHIYMMAAAQSFISGAISKTINMPNDATIEDCQKAYELSWSLGVKANALYRDGSKLSQPLAAALVEDDDEAAEILESGSAQEKAAVLAEKIVEKVIVKEIVKSHREKMPERRKGYTQKAIVGGHKVYLRTGEYSDGSLGEIFIDMHKEGAGFRAMMNNFAIAVSVGLQYGVPLEEFVDAFTFTKFEPAGMVQGNDSIKNATSILDYIFRELAVSYLDRTDLAHVKPEGATFDDLGRGQDEGIRNVKELSEDNASKSLEVLKQISSSGYLRKRLPRELVVLQGGQTSGNLAMSETAAVVADLPQQSAETAAIATATATALDARTKAKMQGYEGDPCGDCGNYTLVRNGTCMKCNTCGSTSGCS; encoded by the coding sequence ATGAAAATTGAAAGAAAATTCACGAAAGCCGGGCAGGATGCCTATTCCGACATTAATTTTATAAAAACCTCCTCTGAAATAAGAAATCCAGATGGGACAGTGGTTTTTCATCTTTCCGACGTGGAAGTTCCATCGTCTTGGTCTCAAGTGGCGAGCGACGTAATCGCCCAAAAATACTTTCGCAAAGCCGGAGTACCCGAAAGCCTTAAAAAGATTAAAGAAAAGAATGTCCCAGAATTCTTGTGGCGCTCACAAGCGTCGTCTGACGAAACAGCCATAACTGGCGAAACTTCTGCAAAGCAGGTTTTTGACCGCTTGGCTGGCGCTTGGGCCTATTGGGGTTGGAAAGGTGGTTACTTTAGCACCGCCGAAGATGCGCAAGCCTATTATGACGAAATGCGGTATATGCTAGCGACCCAAAGAGCTGCACCAAATAGCCCACAGTGGTTTAACACCGGGCTCCACTGGGCTTATGGCATTGATGGCCCTAGTCAGGGACATCACTATGTAGATTTTAAATCTAGAAAGCTGGTGAAGTCAAAATCTGCATATGAACACCCACAACCTCATGCCTGCTTTATCCAATCTGTAACCGATGATCTCGTCAACGAGGGCGGTATTATGGATCTTTGGGTGCGCGAAGCACGGCTCTTTAAGTACGGATCCGGGACAGGTACTAACTTTAGCTCACTTCGTGGAGACGGCGAGCCACTATCAGGTGGTGGCAAATCATCTGGTCTGATGGGATTTTTGAAAATTGGCGACCGAGCTGCGGGCGCCATTAAATCCGGTGGAACGACAAGACGCGCCGCCAAAATGGTCATCTGCGATGCAGACCACCCAGATATCGAAAGCTTTATCAACTGGAAGGTTAAAGAAGAGCAAAAGGTTGCCAGCATCGTTGCGGGCAGCAAAATGCATGAAGAAAAACTCAACGAGATTTTTGCCGCCATTCGCGCCTGGGATGGAAGCAGCGAAGATTCCGTAAATCCAAGCAAAAACCCGTCTTTGAAAGCAGCCATAAGAGGCGCAAAAAAGGTCGCAATACCAGAAACTTATGTAAAACGAGTATTGGACTACGCAAAGCAAGGGTATGATAGCATTGAATTCCCTACATATGATACTGACTGGGATAGCGAAGCCTATGCTTCCGTATCTGGACAGAATTCTAACAACTCAATACGCGTCACAGATGCGTTTTTAAAAGCCGTTAAAGCAGACGAAGATTGGGAACTGATTAGACGGACAGACGGCTCTGTCGCAAAGACCATAAAAGCCAGAAAGCTCTGGGAAGACGTAGGACATGCCGCCTGGGCCTGTGCCGATCCAGGTATTCAGTATCATGATACGGTCAACGCATGGCATACCTGTCCAGAGGATGGCGAGATCAGAGGCTCAAACCCGTGCTCTGAATATATGTTCCTCGATGATACCGCTTGTAATTTGGCTTCGATGAATTTGCTAAGCTTTTTGAAAGATGGCAAGTTCCAAGCAGACGACTACATTCACGCCACAAGGCTTTGGACCATAACCTTAGAAGTCTCGGTTCTTATGGCGCAGTTTCCATCCAAAGAAATTGCACAGCGCTCTTATGATTTTAGAACTTTAGGTCTCGGCTATGCTAATATCGGCGGATTGCTGATGAACATGGGCTTTGGCTACGATAGCGATGAAGGCCGCGCCCTTTGTGGAGCTTTATCAGCCATAATGACCGGAGTGTCCTATGCAACAAGTGCTGAAATGGCGCGTGAGTTAGGACCTTTTCCGAAGTATGACAACAACGCTGACCATATGTTACGCGTTATTCGTAACCATCGAAATGCAGCTTTTGGAAAATCCACGGGCTATGAAGACTTGGCCATCAAGCCAGTTCCACTCGATTGTGAAAACTGTCCTGATCAAGATTTGATAATGCTTGCGCAATCCAGTTGGAATAACGCACTTGCGGAAGGGGAAAAGCATGGGTTTCGGAATGCTCAGACCTCTGTCATTGCACCCACTGGGACTATTGGGTTGGTCATGGACTGTGACACCACCGGAATTGAGCCAGATTTTGCACTGGTAAAGTTCAAAAAGCTTGCTGGAGGAGGCTACTTTAAAATAATCAATCGCTCAGTGCCTGCGGCCTTGGAAAAACTTGGCTATGGAAGCGCTCACATTGAAGAAATCATCTCTTATGCAGTGGGCCATGGATCGATTGGAAATGCCCCAGGTATTAATCACACCAGTCTTATTGGGCATGGTTTTGGGCCTGCTGAAATTGAAAAGATTGAAGCCGCCCTAGAATCAGCCTTTGATATTAGATTTGTGTTCAATCAATGGACCCTTGGCGCAGAATTCTGCACTGGCGTTCTTGGTATTCCAGAGGAAAAACTAAACGACCCAAGCTTTGATCTTTTGCGCCATCTCGGATTTAGCAAAAAAGATATCAACCTTGCGAACGATCATGTTTGTGGAACCATGACCCTAGAGGGGGCGCCACATCTGAGCGTAGAACACTATCATATCTTTGATTGTGCCAACCCCTGCGGCAAAAAGGGCAAGCGTTATCTGAGCGTTAATAGCCATATATATATGATGGCCGCCGCCCAGTCTTTCATCTCAGGCGCCATTTCCAAGACCATCAATATGCCAAACGATGCAACGATCGAAGATTGCCAAAAGGCATACGAACTCAGCTGGTCTCTCGGTGTAAAAGCCAATGCGCTTTATAGAGACGGCTCTAAATTGTCACAGCCACTGGCGGCTGCATTGGTTGAGGATGACGACGAGGCTGCTGAAATTCTTGAAAGTGGCAGCGCGCAGGAAAAGGCCGCTGTTCTAGCTGAAAAGATCGTTGAGAAAGTTATTGTCAAAGAAATCGTGAAATCTCATCGAGAAAAGATGCCAGAGCGCCGCAAAGGCTATACGCAAAAGGCAATTGTGGGCGGTCACAAGGTTTATCTACGCACAGGTGAATATTCAGATGGTTCGCTCGGTGAAATTTTCATCGATATGCATAAAGAGGGTGCAGGTTTCCGCGCTATGATGAACAATTTTGCCATCGCAGTCTCAGTTGGCCTGCAATACGGCGTGCCTCTAGAAGAATTTGTAGATGCATTTACCTTTACCAAATTTGAACCCGCCGGCATGGTTCAGGGCAACGATAGCATTAAAAATGCAACGTCAATTCTTGACTATATTTTTCGCGAATTAGCAGTGAGCTATCTTGATAGGACCGATTTGGCCCATGTAAAGCCAGAGGGTGCTACGTTTGATGATTTAGGTCGCGGACAAGATGAAGGCATCAGAAATGTTAAAGAGCTTAGTGAAGACAATGCCTCTAAGTCTTTGGAAGTACTTAAACAAATTAGCTCTTCTGGATACCTCAGAAAACGTCTGCCGCGTGAATTAGTGGTTCTTCAAGGCGGTCAAACAAGCGGAAATTTAGCAATGTCCGAAACAGCAGCAGTTGTTGCGGATCTGCCGCAACAATCAGCTGAGACGGCGGCAATAGCGACTGCAACTGCAACTGCATTGGACGCCCGTACCAAAGCAAAGATGCAAGGGTATGAAGGCGATCCATGTGGCGATTGTGGAAATTACACATTGGTTCGCAATGGCACTTGTATGAAATGCAACACCTGCGGGTCGACCTCAGGATGTAGTTAA